A segment of the Echinicola strongylocentroti genome:
CCACAAACTATAAGGCCTTCTCTCCAAGCTTCCCCAATGTAACCACCTTATAAAGTACAAGTTTCATAGCGTGTTTTGACCACCTAGCTTTCTGGAAAAACTAGAAGTTATGAATCTACAAGCAGAAATGGCCTCTCTGGTCGAAGAGTTTAAAACCACCGGTCTAACACAAAAATCCTTCAGTGAGCAAAAAGGGATCGGCTTCCATAAATTCAATTATTGGTACCGAAAACTGAGGGATGAACAGCCAGCGGGAACCACCGGCTTTCTACCGGTCCGTACACAGGGCAGCAGTGTTCCTGCAGAGGCGATGGAAGTGGTCTACCCGAACGGGGTAAAGCTGCGTGTGCCGGCCAGGGACCTATCGCTGTTGTCGGGCCTGATCAGACTGTACTGATGTTTTCTCTGGGCTCCCAGCACCAATATTTCCTGTACCGTTCCCCGGTTGACATGCGCAAAGGGTTCAACGGGCTTTACGGGATGGTCATCAATGAACTGGACCGGGACCCTGTTTCCGGGGAAGTGTTCGTCTTTGTCAACCGCCACCGCAACCTGATCAAACTCCTGCACTGGGAGAAGGGCGGTTTCGTTGTCTATTACAAACGATTGGAAAAAGGCACCTTCCTGCTCCCGGAGGACAGAGGTGACGGCGTGCTGGAATGGCCCGAACTGGTGCTGATGGTCGAGGGCATCCAGGTGGACGGCTACCGGCAGCGTCCCCGGTATATCCCCGGTTGATTTTTTTTACTGACCCGTGTTCAGCTTTTCGGGGCTGTATGCCCTTCTGTTAGTCCTACGGGCAGCTTTTTGAAGCCAGAATGGCCGAAATCATCTCCTGAGGGTTTTTTCCACAGGGGCTGTGGAAAAAAAGTCCATGGTTTTATAAGCAGGAGGTTTTATTTTCGGGCATGTCAAAGCCACTCGACCAGTTGACCAAAGCCGAACTGCTTGCCCTGCTGCAAAAGTCAGAGCAACAGGTGGCCGACCGTGAGCGGGTGATAGCCGAGAAGGAACGTATCCTGGCCGAGAAAGAAGCTTATGAGAAGCAGTTGTTGGCCCTGATCGAGAAGTTCAAGCGCATGGCCTTTGCCCAGAAGCGGGAACGCTTCGAGGGGAACAAGGACCAGCTGAACCTGCTCTTTGAACCTACCCAAGAACAAGAACAGCAACAACAGGAAGGGTTTTCCCGCAAAGTAGAATACATCCGTAAGAAACGCCCCGCCCATACGGGCAGACAGCCCTTGCCTGACCACCTTCCCGTAGAAGAGATCGAGATCCATCCGGAAGGGGACCTTTCCGGAATGGAGTGCATCGGCAAGGAAGTGACCGAAGAACTCGACTATATCCCTGCCCAATATATCCGCAGAAGGTACATCCGTTACAAGTATGCACCAAAGGACAGGTACAGCAGTGCCGGGGTAAAGATCGGCCTGTTGCCGGAAAGGGCCATCCCAAAGGGCATCCCGGGTTATGGGCTGCTCACCGACATCCTTACAAGGAAATACCTGGAACATATGCCGCTGTACCGGCAGGCACAGCGGTTCAAACGGGAAAAGATCCCCATAGCGCCCACCACACTTGAGGGATGGGTGAAACAGGGCCTGGAAAAACTAGAGCCCCTGTACGACTGCCTGGTGGCCGACACCAAGGCCATGGGCTATCTTATGGTGGACGAAAGTACCATCCGGGTATTGGACAGCGACAAGAAGGGCGCCTGCCACACGGGCTACTATTGGGTATACCATAACCCATTGGAAAACACCGTACTCTTTGATTACCAGCCTACCCGGAGCAAGGGAGGCCCCAGTGCCATACTGGAAAACTTTCAGGGCTACCTGCAGAGTGATGGCTATGCGGTGTACGAACACTATGCGGCCAATAAGGAGATCACCCACCTGGCCTGCTGGGCGCATGCGCGAAGAAAATACTTTGAAACCCTGGTGGAGAACAAGAAGCTGGCTTCCGAAGCCCTGGGCTTTATCGGCAAGCTCTACGATGTGGAAAAAAAGGCCAAGAAACTGAACCTCTCTGCCGAAGACCGTAAAAAGCTCCGTTTGGACGAGGCCTTGCCGGTGATCAACAAAATGTCCGAGTGGATCAAGAAGCAGCTTCCCAAGGCCCTGCCCAAAAGTGGGCTGAGAAAAGCCCTGTTCTACTCGGCCAATAGATGGGCCGAACTGTCCAATTACCTGTATGACGGGGAACTGGAAATCGACAACAACCTGGTGGAACGGGAAATCAGGTCCATGGTGGTCGGCCGGAAGAACTACCTGTTTGCCGGTTCCCATAAAGCGGCCCAAAGGACGGCCATGATCTATTCCTTCTTTGGGATATGCAAGCTACATGACGTGAATCCCCAGCAGTGCCTCGAACATGCACTGAGAAATATCATGACCATCAACCATAAAAACATCAGGGATCTATACCCGCAAAACTTCAACTTCACAACACGGGTTTAATAGGGCGGTTACTCCCCAATGCCATAAGCTTCTCTAACATTTCCATATCTTCCAAAAAAGAGTTCGACCCACGTACCGCCAGCTCCACTCCTACTAAAAATCCCCTTGAAATTGATAATCAAGGGGATTTTCTATTAATCATAGCTCATTTTCTCAAGTAAACTATCCACCTGATTTTTAAGTAATTTGAGATGATCTTTAGAAACAATTCTGTTTAACCCGGAATATGCATTAGCCTATCTGTTGCGACCTGAAACTGCTTCAAAATCAGCCGTTTCACTTTAGTTTTCGGCATAACCGTAGCGGTGCTACGCTAATGCCTCCAAACTAACTGATTTTCTTGCAATTTCAGCTCTCACTACGATTCCTAACGCATAATCCGGGTTTAAAAAATAGACTGGGGTTACACCTACCCATTTGGGAAGAATTTAGGTATAAAATGGATGGGGTTTCTGAAACAACAAATTCAACGTCAATACAAAAATCCAAAGAGCCAGAGTGGAATCTTCTTTGCAGTACCGTATTCCAGGTCATCGAGTGCGAGAAAGGCGTTCTGTATACCAGCAATCTGTTTCTCACTTTTCCCTTTACCACCTATTTCAAACGTATAGCTGCCATCTATCAGGAAGTCCCCGGCTTTTGGATAGGTGACGCGGTGACCTGCCCCCGACAATTGCGTATAAAAGAAAGTTTCCCGCAGATTGCCAGCGTTGGGTTGACCTTCAGCCAGTGCCATTATGAGGCTTGTATTGTGCAAGAGCACCTTTTCAGGCTTATTCATTAGACTCACGCCAAATGCCGCGCTGCGTAGGTTATGAATCAATTGTGCCTTTTCCAGTAGATCAAGCATTTCCAACAGCCTGCTGCGGGAGGTGCCTACCTGATCGGCAAGTCGTGCAATATTAGGGGTAAATGGCACAGCTGTGGAAATGATATACAGCAACTTCTTCAATTTGGCTTGTGTGCTCGATTCTAGGGAACGGGCCTCAGGCAAGTCGTAGTCAATAATTACATTGATCAGCTGATTCAAGCGCATAAGATAATCTTGCTTACCACCTTCCAAGAAAAAGGGATAAGCCCCCATTGTCAAATAGTCCCTAAATGATTTCAACGGCGATTCCAGCTTACTTTTCAATTCATCTACGATCTGCGTATGATGTTCAAGAACATCCGTCAATGTAAATGACGGCAATACCAATCGCTCTTTCAGTGCGATAAATTCGCGCAGCGATAATTCTGGCAGGTGATAGCGTAACATCCTTCGGCTTAAATCGGCTTCTGAACGCTGCAAAGCTAAAATAGACGACCCGGAGACCACCAACTGAAGCTGTGGCTTGAAATCATACAGGTTCTTCACTTCTCTTTGCCAGTCTGCATACTTATGTACCTCATCCAAAAACAAATGCCTGCCGCCATGATGATAAAATTGTTCGGCAACATCGATCAGCGTATGCTGCTTGAAATACAAATCGTCTACGGATAGATAAAGCGTTTTATCCAACGGTAAGTTTGACTTAATATGCTGCAACATCAGCGTAGATTTGCCCGTCCCGCGTGCCCCTTCTATGCACACTGCCTGTGCCTTCCAGTTAATGTGTTCAGCGAGTCCTCGTACAAACCTCGTTTTTATGCTCCCTATAAGCTCCCTATATTTAGTAACTAATACTTCCATCGTATCAACAAAGATACTAAAAATAGCAATAAACGTATCACATACGATACGTTTAGATCAAAAAATGTATCACACCATGTACGAAAAAGGAAAAAACAGGTCTCTTACTAAGCCTGAAAAACACAAACAATCATGAAATTCTGACTGACATGGTTATGAAAATCTGATTGAAAACACGGAAAAAGGAAAAGCTACTTATTGCTCATTAAAATGCCCCCACTCTCCTTTTTAAAACATATTATCTCCCCACCTAAATACAAGCTAAAAGTCGAATATCCTCCCCTAAATGGTTCGAGTTTGCTCTTATCAGCTCCACCTGACGGCACAAATCCTCATTTCGAGAGTTTGTGCCGTTTTTTTTAACACCTAATACCCTGTCTATCAAACGGATAATACTAACCATTTTATTGACTTTCGGGGTTCGATAATTATTTTTTTCAAACACCAATAGTGCTGTTCCCCCGGCCAACTGAAATCCATCAAAAGGCAGCGGTCATCAGTTGTTTCAGGCTATCCAAAACAGCCTGAACCCTATAGGTTCCCTAAAATCGGGTGATTTCCTTTCTTTCTGCTTCGTTGCCTCGTTCAAAAACCCTTTTAATAACCGCCTTACCGTTTTTTTTTCAATCTATTTTTTGGATATCTGTATCCCAGAAAAGCGACTTCCGTAGCATGGACATATTGGGCTTATTTGTGGGCAATTTGTTTTTCTCTTTTTGGATATTAAAATACGTTTGGAACACCGCCAGGGTACCTCCTTCCAGCCCCAGCTTGTCCTCGATTTTCAGAGCCAAGGCAGTGTTAAGGCTTCTCCTGCCTTTGGTGATGGCGTTGAGGGTCTGCGGATATTCATGAATGGACAGGGCAAAGGGATGTTTTTTTATAGCACGTCTTTTCAGTTCCCGTTCCAATACAATACCCGGATGTATGCCTCTGTATTTTTCAATGTAAGAATTCATACCATAAGTATAAACAAAATCGTTTATACTTATTATTTCATAAAAGGGTATATAGAATTGATTTCACAACCGAACCTCTTGTATTTTAAGACTATCCGATGAACAGGGGTATTTTAACCAGTTTTGTAAACATCTACAAAACTATTTTTGGGATGATTATCAAAAAAATCATCCTTCCCGCTAGTCTTTAAAATATTAGACGTGTAAAATAATATTTCGCAAGCCCAACTGCTAGGTGCAGTTATTTACCACAAAGACTTCCTATATACGCCAACACAAAATCAGCTCTCTCCCTGACCGATCCCTTGGGCACCGTAATTACCTCATAACCATAGCCGGTATAAGTATCCAACATTTTCTCGAAGGTCTGGACAGCTTCCGACCATTCCTGTTTCCGTTCACTGTCTGTTTGGTAGATTTCCTTCCAAGGGGGAAGGATAAATACAGATGGGTTATACCTCCATTTTTTGGCATATGCCTGCATCCGTTCGCTTATGGGTGATTGGATAAGTACACCGTAGCATATGGCATCCAAAAAACCTCGGTCAAAGAAGACCGGAAACTCCTTACTTTCCTTATCACAGGTCTCTCCAAAACTCATGACGGAACGTTCAAACATGACCTCCATAAACAACTCCTTGTCCTCCCATGGAAGAGCATTTCCGTCCATCTCCTGCTGTTCGCGGATAAGTTCACGGGCGACCTCGGGCACAACTTTATGGCCTCTGCTTATCAGTTCGTCCAATAGGGCTGTTTTCCCAACTCCGGGACCACCTCAGATGACATAAAAGTTGCTTTTAATCCTTTCCTCCACCATTTACTTTCTATACATATTTATCGGTCAATTACTATAAGGACGAGAATCCCCCTATCCCATTCGTCCTTTTTAGGGTTTCTTCCGTTTGTACACCAACTGGACCAGGCCCGTATCAAATGTTTTGGCAGTGACCAGTTCGAGCATTTGTTCGGGCCTGCCCTCCTTAAACAGCCTTATTCCTTCTCCGAGCAATACCGGTACCACCGAAATGGTCATTTCGTCTACGAGATCATCTTTCAACAACGCATCAATGATTTCTGCACCACCGTCACAATAGATGCCCTTTCCTTCCCCGCTTTTCAACTTTTTCACCAACACGCTAGGCCCATCCGAATGGAATATCACTTTGCCTTGATTTGACATGGCTCTCCTGGTGATGACATAAACATCCCTCTCCCCATTGTCATAGTGGCCAGGACCCATGGTCCCCAGGACATAATCATAGGTCTTTCTTCCGATGATGACCGTATCTACCGTTGCCGTGAATTCGGCATAGCCATAATCTTCCCCTTCTTTTTCTACTGAAGCCAAGAAACTAAGGTCGTCACCTGGTCCTGCAATAAACCCATCCAAGCTGGTGGCAATAAACAATGACAATTTTCTCATAGTGTTTTTTTTGACCAAAAAAACAAGATCCAGGCACCTGAGCAATTTATTGTCATCAACTGTCCCATTTTAAATCGATACGCACACAATATCCTTTAGGGTCTTTTTCCCTAAATACAATAAAAATACAGAAACCAGATGGACAAAACGTGAAGGCTGCTGGTCATGCCGGACTTTTCCGTTAAACCTGGGTTAAATCAAACTCACATTCGATAAGGGGCCTTATTCAATAGAGAAGCTCACACCACCCTGAGTTGAATATTTTTGGGGCCGGCCAATGGAAAGCATCCAACGGTCATAGGTGGCCTTGGCCAGCCATTGTACCTGATAGTTGTCTTTAAGCTCTGGGGCCGAAGCAGCTTTATTGGCAAGGCTGTGGGCCTGTTCATAAAGGGAACTGTCATGCATCGGGTTATGGTGAAGTATAAATGCTGCATGAAACCTATCAATGGGGCTAAATTCCGGCTCCTTGTCCATCACTTCTCTCACCTGTTCCAAGCGTAAACTGTCCCTTCTGCGCATTTCCTTGTGGAAAGGGCGAACAAAAAACTGGAGGTTCATCCTGTCCCCTTGGTCGGTAGAATAGGCATGGGCAAGCTCTTTGGAACTATTACCGGATGAAATAATGGGATCCGGCAAGGGACGCAGCAGCCCGATTACCAAACCGGTAAGGAGGATTCCCAACATGATAAACGGTGAATGAAACCTCTTTACCGATAGGTTGTTTCGCCACATCCATATAGTTCCCGCCAAAAGCATATAAATGATCATCCCACCGAGCAGGGCCAATAATAGGAATGCAAACCATGGATATCGGTAGGAGAAATAGGCCACAACCAAAAGGAGGGCGGCATAGGTTATCAGCTTCTTCATAATGATTGGATTTTATGACTTTTTTTCACTGGAGGGAATTAATGTACACCTGTCCAATTCGTTAACGGACACCTATTGTACACCATTGGACACCTTAGTCAATTGAAAAGCAATGAAATGTATCAGGATTATTTCTTAAAATGCATCTATTCAACCTCAGGAGCCAATTTGTCAGGTGACTTAAAACACCTCCATATTATTTGACCAAATATTTTCAATAACAGTACCGAAGCTTTCCGTAATAAGACCATATCGACCCCAACCACTCTCCTTTAACCCGGATTATGCGTTAGGAATCGTAGTGAGAGCTGAAATTGCAAGAAAATCAGTTAGTTTTCGGCATTAGCGTAGCGGTGCTACGCTAATGCCGAAAACTAAAGTGAAACGACTGATTTTGAAGCAGTTTCAGGTCGCAACAGATAGGCTAATGCATATTCCGGGTTTAAGTTAAAACCGGTACCAAAAAACGTTCATGGGGCTAAAAAAAAGTAAAAGCATTTTCCATAAAATCACAGAAAACATGGAAATCTCAGAAAAGCCTTATTTCATTCTGGGGGTTCTGTGCGTTCCGTGAGAAATAAAAACTACTGGCATGAAATCGTATAATCAGATATCAATACCTACTTCAGCATTATTCCAAGCCTTACTTCTTTCATCATAAACTTCAAGGCACACTTACTGTCGTATGAGTAAAATCAGCCCTGTTTTCTGTTAACCTTAAAAAAATACAATAGCGAGGTTTTGAGGCCTCGCTAAAGTTAATGATGTTTAAAGTGGCGAAACTTTCACACACCATGTCCAATCATACAAACCTTGCCGGACAACCGGTAATTTGCCTGTTGCTTTCTTTCCCCGGCAAATTATCGACAGTTGTGTCGGTAAGCACCTTGAGCGATGCCAATATTAACCGCAGCAGTGAGGTCTTTGCCTCAATATACCTGGAACTGAACAGGTCAATCCCCAGCTTTCAGGCGTTTTTGTAATCTTTACCAAACCATTTTTTCAGAAATTCAATCAGTTCCTCAAAGTGTTTTTTAAGAAAATCAAACACCTCCTCAATGGCCTCGTCAAGCGCATTTTCTACTGGATCAAACTCCTCCCCGTTAAAATACCGAGCTTTTGACCCTGGGCCGTCCGGAGAGCCATGATGTTCGTCAATGGACTTGCGCCAACGCTCGGCATGTGTGCGCCATTCATGCTGGTTGACCAATTCAGGTGCCTCGAACCAGACATTCCAGGACAGGATATTCCCCGGAGCTAGCATATTGCCCGATGCAATGTTGAACGCCTTCATGACCAGTTCATTGAATTCGTCCACCTTGGGATCATTGGTTTTGGTGATTTCCCCAATTTCGACATCCAGATGACCTACTGCCCATGCCATTTCACTATGGCGGCTAAATTCCGGGCTTTTAAATGTCGTGGACTCTCCTGCCCTCAAAGGGAAAATAGGCTGGTTTGGTTTGCTTGGACAATGCGTCTGCACTTTGATCGCGTGGGCCTTGTCCAAGGGGAACGGGTGATGGCTTTTTTCCAATATCGCCCACATCAATTGACCGAAAATCCCCTGCTTTGGACTAAACCATATTTTCCCTTCCACGGTCATGTCACCGGCCAATAATGGCCCTTTTGCTGGGGATTCAGGCGATTCGTCCACCCATCCCCGCTGGCCTGTGACGGTCACCTCCACATTAAGGCATACTTTATCAAAAATCCATACGCCTTGCTGAGGGCAAATAATCGAATATACCCTGCCCGTATCCGTATAGCCCAATCTTGAGATATAAGGGGCAAACATCTGGAAACACCGGGTGGACTCCTCCCCTCCCAGCACTGTCTTCCAACTAAATTCCGGCCATTTTACAGGCATCTGCCTTTGCAGCAGGTTGATATTGGCAAGATTGTCCAACATAGGCAAAGCGCTCAAATCAGGATCGGGATAAGCGCATTGCGGGTGTTTCTTAAGAAAGCCTCCTTTCCAACCCGGTACGGGCTTGGAGTTTTTTAAAGTGTACATGATTTTTTTGTTTAATGGTCAACATAAAATTGGGCCCTTCGGCCAAGATCGATTCAAAAAACCTTCTTATGAATGCCACTACGCCTTCCTAAAAATGACCAAGCCATTTCCACAGGTGTGTATCCGGATTCATGTGGTTACCATATCAGCACCTCATCGGGCTGCCTTCGTTCATTTTTCCTGAATAGGTTAAAGACCACCATAAACTCTTGGGTAGTGCCTGACATAAGGTAACTCCCATTGGTGGGAAATTCATACACATACCCCATTTTAAATTTATCAAAGACCAGTCCTGCCTGGAGATTATTGGCATAGTCTATCCGGTGTCCGCCGCCTATCCAGAACCTGTCCATAAATAAGGCCTTAACATTAAACTCTACATTATCGGGCAAATCCTGCTGCGACCTATAAAAGAAATTGGTACTAATCGCCAAGCTACTACTCAGCGCTTCCCGGTATCCTGCCTGTACGATATAGTTAACAGGCCGACCTTCCATGAAATCATCTCCACTGGAAATCCGCCCCCCATTTACCTGGTGTATGGCATAGGAAAGGTAATAGTTGGCATGGGTCAAGGCCAATCCTAAGTTAAAATCAACAATACTCATATCAGAAAAACCACCAATATAGTTACTGAGCACGTCATCGGCCTGCTGCTCAACAGTCATGGCCGTACCGTCCAACCTGACATTGGTATAACTTACCCCCGCTCCAAGCCGAAGGTTATGCTTGGCCGTCAATCTCACCCGACTGGCATAGGACACCACTAGTCCAGTCTCCTTAAATGCCCCGTATTGATCAAACAACAGGTTCAGCCCTACTGCATTTTTCCCCATTAGCGCGGGATCCTCACTTCCCTTCATCTCAGCAAAATCCAATTCCCCACTGAAGAACATGGTCTTGGGAGCCCCTTCATATCCACTCCATTGATTCCTTACAAACCCACGAAGGGTGCTTCCCTCATAACCTGTCAAGCCGGGATTATAATAACTCTGGAAAAAGCTGAACTGGCTGATGTACTTTCTGGATTGGCCCAGTACAGTCAATGACCCGACCAACATTAAAAGCAATATTAATAAGGCTATTTTGTTCATTTTGGCAAACTGGTTATTGATTAGCATACTGCTGTGTCCTGGCTGGTCGATATATTTGCTGATTTTTTTCATCTCCTCAATAAGTTTAATGTACCCCTTCTCACTTCTCCGGTTTCTCCCACTTCTATCACCCAGAAATAGGTTCCTGCCGCCATTTCCTTACCATTGAACGACCCGTCCCAGCGCTCTTCAGGGTTTTCGGAATAGAATAGCCTGTTTCCACTGCGCTCAAAGACCATGATCCTCACTCCGGTGTAGAACATCAGCTCCTCCACTCCCCAGGTATCATTGGCGCCATCTTGATTTGGGGTGAAGGTGTTATAGATCACGACCTCATCCAATGGCTCCCTTAGACGGTTAATGACAAACGACTTTTGCAATTGGTTGCCATCTGCGTCCGTCACTTCCAAAAGTACCTCAAACGCCCTTCTGCCCGGCAATGCTTCCGTGCTGCTCCAATAGAGCGTGTTCCCAGACAAATTGAAATAGGCATTGTCCATGGCACCCCCCGCTAAGGCCATTGAGTGCTGATCATCCACGGGGTCGATCACCGTAAGGACACCAACCGCTAATTGGGACCGGCCTATTTGAGCCGTAAAAGTATCATTGTCCAAGGCGACATCTTCGGGAGCAGGCTTGGGTAGGACGACCACCTCCTGGTAGGGCCCAGAAGCACTATTGGTGAGCCCTGGCGGTACCGTGATGGCTCCCTCCACCGTATAGCTTCCCCTACTCCTTGAGACAATGGAAGTCCTGTCCCATAAGACCGGTAAATTGATTATTTCATCATGACGTGTCCTTACCAGCACTTCCTCAGGAAGAGGGATTTGGTCTGGCAAAGTTCCCCAGTCGGTTTGCACTACCGGTTGTTCATAGAATTCCACAATCTCTATAGATTCAATGGTCAAGGTAGCCCCTTCAAACTGCAACAGGTAGTTGTCACCCGCAGCCAGGTTTCCCCTACCAATGGCATATGTTCCCACGGCTTCTCCAGCACTACGATCCAATTTTCCTGTAAGAACTTCATACCCATCACCATTGGCAAAACCAGTCGCCTGATAGGTAAAGTCGGGATCCTCGACGCCATAAATCCTGACATGATCATTTGCCCTTACCGTCAAGGTCGCAGGGGTGATATCAAAGCGGCCATCAACGTAGCTGATTGTATAATTCGAGGAGGTATAACCGGACGCCGTAACCGCATAAATGCCCACATTCTCACCAGCTGATCGCGAAACCGTCAAGCTGCCGCCAAGATCACCTTCATCATCGCCATTGGCAAAACCAGCATAGGAAACCGTCATCGCTGGATCGGCAGCGCCGTAAACTTTGGAATTATCTTCCGCTGTGACCGTCAAGGCCGCCAGAGTGATCTCAAAACTGCCGTCAACATAGCTGATTGTATAATTCGTAGAGGTATAGCCGGACGCCGTAACCGCATAAGTGCCCACATTCTCACCAGCTGCTCGTGAAACCGTCAAGCTGCCGCCAAGATCACCTTCATCATCACCATTGGCAAAACCTGAATAGGAAACCGTCATCGCTGGATCTGCAGCGCCGTAAACTTTGGACTTGTCTTCCGCTGTGACCGTCAAGGCCGCAGGGGTGATCTCAAAGCTGCCGTTAACGTAGCTGATTGTATAATTCGAGGAGGTATAGCCGGAAGCCGTAACCGCATAAGTGCCCACATTCTCACCAGCTGCTCGCGAAACCGTCATGCTGCCGCCAAGATCACCTTCATCATCACCATTGGCAAAGCCTGAATAGGAAACCGTCATCGCTGGATCGGCAGCGCCGTAAACTTTGGAATTATCTTCCGCTGTGACCGTCAAGGCCGCCGGAGTGATCTCAAAACTGCCGTCAACGTAGCTGACCATGTAATTCGTAGAGGTATAACCAGAAGCCGTAACCGCATAAGTTCCCACATTCTCACCAACTGCTCGCGAAACCGTCATGCTGCCGCCAAGATCACCTTCATCATCGCCATTGGCAAAACCTGAATAGGAAACCGTCATCGCTGGATCGGCAGCGCCGTAAACTTTGGACTTGTCTTCCGCTGTGACCGTCAGGGGCGCAGGGGTGATCTCAAAGCTCCCGTCAACGTAGCTGATTGTATAATTCGTAGAGGTATAGCCAGAGGCCGTAACCGCATAAGTGCCCACATTCTCACCAACTGCTCGTGAAACCGTCATGCTGCCGCCAAGATCACCTTCATCATCGCCATTGGCAAAACCAGCATACGAAACCGTCATCGCTGGATCGGCAGCGCCGTAAACTTTTGATTTGTCTTCCGCTGTGACCGTCAAGGCCGCCGGAGTGATCTCAAAGCTCCCGTCAACGTAGCTGATTGTATAATTCGACGAGGTATAGCCAGAGGCCGTAACCGCATAAGTGCCCACATTCTCACCAGCTGATCGCGAAACCGTCATGCTGCCGCCAAGATCACCTTCATCGTCGCCATTGGCAAAACCTGAATAGGAAACCGTCATCGCTGGATCGGCAGCACCGTAAACTTTTGATTTGTCTTCCGCTGTGACCGTCAAGGCCGCCGGAGTGATCTCAAAACTGCCGTCAACGTAGCTGATTGTATAATTCGTAGAGGTATAGCCGGACGCCGTAACCGCATAAATGCCCACATTCTCACCAGCTGCTCGTGAAACCGTCAAGCTGCCGCCAAGATCACCTTCATCATCGCCATTGGCAAAACCAGCATAGGAAACCGTCATTGCTGGATCTGCAGAACCATAAACTTTGGACTTGTCTTCCGCTGTGACAGTCAAGGCCGCCGGAGTGATCTCAAAACTGCCATCAACGTAGCTGACCGTGTAATTCATAGAGGTATAACCAGAAGCCGTAACCGCATAAATGCCCACATTCTCACCAGCTGATCGCGAAACCGTCATGCTGCCACCAAGATTGCCTTCATCATCACCATTGGCAAAACCTGCATAGGAAACCGTCATCGCTGGATCGGCAGCGCCGTAAACTTTGGAATTGTCTTCCGCTGTGACAGTCAAGGCCGCCGGAGTGATCTCAAAACTGCCGTCAACGTAGCTGACCGTGTAATTCATAGAGGTATAACCAGAAGCCGTAACCGCATAAGTGCCCACATTCTCACCAGCTGATCGCGAAACCGTCATGCTGCCGCCAAGATTACCTTCATCATCACCAT
Coding sequences within it:
- a CDS encoding MBG domain-containing protein, translated to MKHIYDIRYFKEILLVALGLLCCFQVNGQTLTENFDDDSGFAITSKDFSNDGIRYQITGTSSNYSHATSNSTYSLSEGGAADYALQFDSNSSFNISSIVISLSSGGSFSLHSLSFDILADADITFSTNAGGNKSFTSNGLYFPQQNYDFSTEPGFGDITSFTISGGNIVVDLDDIVYSVPVANTAPTASGFTASNGPFEDVVYTFSTSDFGYSDSDGDLLDHVLIESVPSAGTLFLDADNDDVYDGGEEVSANQQISKVNLDAGHLHYLQNGSANTSFQFEVNDGTENSSGNYSATLNVTPLPTVTLSINSTSKSESQTTATTVTATLSNSYGMNTTVNLSIDGTATNLVDYTLSGMAIIVPAGGTTGTVTLQNINDTSFENDETVVLDISSVTGGTEDGVQQVTYTIVNDDVQPNASLEIVDFWNPISDESGGQAYVRGKIDNPAGVTVTIPLLFSGTATGGGTDYSISQNFITVSPGEVRDSIRVTSLFDGIEEGDETVIIDMDTPTNAAEDGTQQVTLTIQDEDLSPPAGYSATIDQGNINGANQSAVSFTFSGAEVGASYDYTFSSAGGGTDVTGSGTIGTTTDQITGIDLSGLGDGVITLSVTLTDGFGNTGLAVTDTQSKDTSAPSGYSATIDQSNINVENQSAVSFTFSGAEVGATYDYELSSSGGGTPISGTGTVSATGIQVTGIDVSALGDGAITLSTTLTDSFGNQGAFVGDTSTKDTNEAPTVSGLSLSGTFTVGESLSASYTFNDVDGDTESGTVYQWYRSDDNTGTGKSAIPMATTVQYTLQTGDRGKFLSVEVTPGDGKDAGTTVESTLEGPVKADQTIDFGAIATKVYGDATFTLGDAQTDQGLEVTYVADDPSVVRISGNQATILSAGTTQITASQNGDQTTNAATSVVQTLTVTTATLTVTAKDKSKVYGAADPAMTVSYAGFANGDDEGDLGGSLTVSRAVGENVGTYAVTASGYTSTNYTVSYVDGSFEITPAPLTVTAEDNSKVYGAADPAMTVSYSGFMNGDDEGNLGGSMTVSRSAGENVGTYAVTASGYTSMNYTVSYVDGSFEITPAALTVTAEDNSKVYGAADPAMTVSYAGFANGDDEGNLGGSMTVSRSAGENVGIYAVTASGYTSMNYTVSYVDGSFEITPAALTVTAEDKSKVYGSADPAMTVSYAGFANGDDEGDLGGSLTVSRAAGENVGIYAVTASGYTSTNYTISYVDGSFEITPAALTVTAEDKSKVYGAADPAMTVSYSGFANGDDEGDLGGSMTVSRSAGENVGTYAVTASGYTSSNYTISYVDGSFEITPAALTVTAEDKSKVYGAADPAMTVSYAGFANGDDEGDLGGSMTVSRAVGENVGTYAVTASGYTSTNYTISYVDGSFEITPAPLTVTAEDKSKVYGAADPAMTVSYSGFANGDDEGDLGGSMTVSRAVGENVGTYAVTASGYTSTNYMVSYVDGSFEITPAALTVTAEDNSKVYGAADPAMTVSYSGFANGDDEGDLGGSMTVSRAAGENVGTYAVTASGYTSSNYTISYVNGSFEITPAALTVTAEDKSKVYGAADPAMTVSYSGFANGDDEGDLGGSLTVSRAAGENVGTYAVTASGYTSTNYTISYVDGSFEITLAALTVTAEDNSKVYGAADPAMTVSYAGFANGDDEGDLGGSLTVSRSAGENVGIYAVTASGYTSSNYTISYVDGRFDITPATLTVRANDHVRIYGVEDPDFTYQATGFANGDGYEVLTGKLDRSAGEAVGTYAIGRGNLAAGDNYLLQFEGATLTIESIEIVEFYEQPVVQTDWGTLPDQIPLPEEVLVRTRHDEIINLPVLWDRTSIVSRSRGSYTVEGAITVPPGLTNSASGPYQEVVVLPKPAPEDVALDNDTFTAQIGRSQLAVGVLTVIDPVDDQHSMALAGGAMDNAYFNLSGNTLYWSSTEALPGRRAFEVLLEVTDADGNQLQKSFVINRLREPLDEVVIYNTFTPNQDGANDTWGVEELMFYTGVRIMVFERSGNRLFYSENPEERWDGSFNGKEMAAGTYFWVIEVGETGEVRRGTLNLLRR